A DNA window from Stutzerimonas stutzeri contains the following coding sequences:
- a CDS encoding DUF3301 domain-containing protein translates to MLTLSNLFLFMLLAAAGAWLWHSHGIRERALLAVRRHCKKVDVELLDGNVAFRKLTLLADARGQRRLARIYGFEFTVTGEQRHPGTIVMFGAQVGRIELAAHPFQPKEEPGRVIQLDDWRRPGD, encoded by the coding sequence ATGCTGACTCTGAGCAATCTTTTCCTGTTCATGCTGCTGGCAGCGGCCGGCGCCTGGCTGTGGCACTCCCATGGCATACGCGAGCGTGCCCTGCTGGCGGTACGTCGGCACTGCAAGAAGGTCGATGTCGAGCTGCTCGACGGCAATGTCGCCTTTCGCAAACTGACATTGCTGGCCGATGCGCGTGGCCAGCGCCGGCTCGCGCGCATCTACGGTTTCGAGTTCACCGTCACCGGTGAGCAGCGCCATCCGGGCACCATTGTCATGTTCGGTGCGCAGGTCGGTCGTATCGAACTGGCCGCTCATCCATTCCAGCCCAAGGAGGAGCCGGGACGGGTGATCCAGCTGGACGACTGGCGCCGCCCAGGCGACTGA
- a CDS encoding NADH:ubiquinone oxidoreductase: MRLPFLLTAVCGALVTGDVMAEACVIHSHDDRVEVTLCQANINIPAELFRSGFCQPQLKDHEVKVEFVEQCPDGAFGICRNAQVSNMPYRQDIHYYGVASDARFLQPACEQNSQGAWADQ, from the coding sequence GTGCGGTTACCGTTCTTGCTGACAGCCGTTTGCGGCGCGCTCGTTACTGGCGACGTCATGGCCGAGGCCTGCGTCATTCACAGCCACGACGACAGGGTAGAAGTGACGCTGTGTCAGGCGAATATCAATATTCCCGCCGAGCTGTTTCGCAGCGGCTTCTGTCAGCCGCAGCTGAAGGATCACGAGGTCAAGGTGGAGTTCGTCGAGCAGTGCCCGGATGGCGCGTTCGGCATCTGCCGCAATGCCCAGGTTTCAAACATGCCCTATCGCCAGGACATCCATTACTACGGCGTCGCTAGCGACGCGCGTTTTCTCCAGCCAGCATGCGAGCAGAACAGCCAGGGCGCATGGGCGGACCAATAG
- a CDS encoding FecR domain-containing protein has protein sequence MGIDYRVLQEAAKWFAVLQSGSASAGERDAWAAWLQRPEHAQAWARVERISGQFQPLASDAVGRTAGVMLHGHQPSRRQALKVLSVLCGGAALSLAGGSLPWRQWSADERTAVGEVRDLRLADGSHLWLNTDTAVDIAFDANARSLALYRGELLIDAPASQRARPLLLNSREGRVRSEQAARFSLRQEDGRTRLSVFTGVVDIQLDGFATTRVSAGQQTDFGSRHVAPLTAARAEHQAWASGVLLADNQRLEDFLAELSRYRHGYLGCDPRIADLRVVGAFPLGDTERVLEALAATLPVRIERRMAWWVSLEPAAKRVDA, from the coding sequence ATGGGCATCGACTACCGCGTGCTGCAGGAAGCAGCGAAATGGTTTGCTGTGCTGCAGTCCGGTTCGGCCAGCGCTGGTGAGCGGGATGCCTGGGCTGCGTGGCTGCAGCGGCCGGAGCATGCCCAGGCCTGGGCCAGAGTCGAGCGCATCAGTGGCCAGTTCCAGCCGTTGGCAAGCGATGCCGTCGGGCGAACTGCTGGGGTCATGCTGCACGGCCACCAGCCGAGCCGGCGGCAGGCACTGAAAGTGCTATCCGTGCTTTGTGGCGGCGCTGCGCTCAGTCTGGCTGGCGGCTCGCTGCCGTGGCGACAGTGGTCCGCGGATGAACGCACCGCGGTCGGCGAAGTGCGCGATCTACGTCTGGCTGATGGCTCGCACCTTTGGCTCAATACCGATACGGCGGTTGATATTGCCTTTGACGCGAACGCGCGGTCGTTGGCGCTTTACCGCGGCGAGCTGCTGATTGATGCCCCCGCCAGCCAGCGTGCGCGACCGCTGCTGCTTAATAGCCGCGAAGGGCGTGTGCGCAGCGAGCAGGCAGCGCGCTTCTCGCTGCGCCAGGAGGACGGCAGGACCCGCCTGAGCGTGTTCACTGGCGTGGTGGATATCCAGCTCGATGGCTTTGCTACCACCCGCGTGAGTGCCGGCCAGCAGACCGACTTCGGCAGCCGTCATGTCGCCCCGCTGACGGCAGCCCGGGCCGAGCATCAAGCCTGGGCCAGCGGCGTATTGCTGGCCGACAACCAGCGCCTGGAAGACTTTCTCGCTGAGCTGTCGCGTTATCGCCACGGCTACCTCGGTTGTGACCCGCGGATCGCCGATCTGCGCGTAGTCGGAGCCTTTCCCCTGGGCGACACCGAACGTGTCCTGGAGGCCCTGGCGGCGACCTTGCCGGTGCGCATCGAGCGGCGCATGGCCTGGTGGGTCAGCCTCGAACCTGCCGCGAAGCGAGTCGATGCATGA
- a CDS encoding ATP-binding protein has product MTTTEASDLRQAIDRCADEPIHIPGSIQPHGFLLVVSEPELRVQQASENIRHWLGIDAQSLLGQPLSTLLPTPRIEAGLKVLTDDDHNPFHLSDVNFRLEGSADQTFALLGHRHGGRLILEFERADNAHQAYDELYPLMRTFVVQLQETRELEALCHLAVREVKRITGFGRVKAYRFDAEDNGLVLAEVADPGYPSYLGLCFPAADIPQQARRLYRENLIRVIQDANYTPSPLVPALDPNSRAPLDLSFAALRSVSPVHLQYMRNMGTLASMSISIVIRDRLWGLISCHDAEPRAVSYQTRTACELLGRILSLQIEARETEALSQRKLGLRQQIVHLLSAMADRDSVVAGFRHLPEVVLGFAAADGAAIISADKCETVGTTPDNEQILQLTRWLGERRDQLIFHSDCISRDIPDMPALAEQSAGIMAISISRLHAHYLIWFRREQIKTVNWAGQPEKRIDRESGALSPRHSFEQWQETLRGYAQPWDQVVIEGALELRNAVLGIVLRKAEEMAQLAGELRASNKELEAFSYSVSHDLRAPLRHIAGYTELLSETEGGQLSERGVRFLDNIADAARFAGTLVDNLLSFSQMGRSALRLSDVDLAALVASIREELAPDCEGRQIEWHLLPMPIVVADAAFIHMVLRNLIDNAVKYSRTRDVAVIEVGAEQRSGEVVVYVRDNGVGFDMQYAGKLFGVFQRLHRMEEFEGTGIGLASVRRIIERHDGQVWAEGQLDKGSTFYFSLPKLTYTSSLPDRDI; this is encoded by the coding sequence ATGACCACTACCGAAGCCTCGGACCTGCGCCAGGCCATCGACCGATGCGCTGACGAACCCATCCATATTCCCGGCAGCATCCAGCCCCACGGTTTTCTGCTGGTGGTCAGCGAGCCCGAACTGCGCGTGCAGCAGGCCAGTGAGAACATCCGGCATTGGCTCGGGATCGACGCCCAGTCACTGCTCGGCCAGCCGCTTTCCACCCTGCTACCGACGCCGCGTATCGAGGCCGGCCTGAAAGTGCTGACGGACGATGACCACAACCCGTTCCACCTGAGCGATGTGAACTTCCGCCTCGAGGGTTCGGCCGATCAGACCTTCGCCTTGCTCGGGCATCGCCACGGCGGCCGCCTGATCCTCGAGTTTGAGCGCGCCGACAACGCACATCAGGCCTACGATGAGCTGTATCCGTTGATGCGCACCTTTGTCGTTCAACTGCAGGAGACGCGCGAACTCGAAGCGCTGTGCCACCTGGCAGTCCGAGAGGTCAAGCGCATCACTGGCTTCGGCCGCGTCAAGGCGTACCGTTTCGACGCCGAGGACAACGGGCTGGTGCTGGCGGAGGTCGCCGATCCCGGTTACCCGAGCTACCTGGGGCTGTGCTTTCCTGCAGCAGACATTCCGCAACAGGCGCGCCGCCTGTATCGGGAAAACCTGATCCGCGTGATTCAGGATGCCAACTACACGCCCTCGCCTCTGGTGCCGGCACTCGATCCGAATTCGCGTGCGCCGCTGGACCTGAGCTTCGCCGCGCTGCGCAGCGTATCGCCGGTTCATCTGCAGTACATGCGCAACATGGGCACGCTGGCGTCGATGTCGATCTCCATCGTCATCCGCGACCGGCTGTGGGGGCTGATCTCCTGCCATGACGCCGAACCTCGCGCGGTCAGCTACCAAACCCGTACCGCCTGCGAGCTGCTCGGGCGCATCCTCTCGCTGCAGATCGAGGCACGGGAAACGGAAGCCCTGTCACAGCGCAAGCTGGGATTGCGCCAGCAGATCGTGCATCTGCTTTCGGCCATGGCCGACCGTGACAGCGTGGTCGCGGGCTTTCGCCACCTGCCCGAAGTCGTGCTGGGCTTCGCTGCTGCTGACGGCGCTGCGATCATTTCTGCGGACAAATGCGAAACCGTCGGCACGACACCCGACAACGAGCAGATCCTGCAGCTGACGCGCTGGTTGGGCGAACGGCGCGACCAATTGATTTTCCATAGCGACTGCATCAGTCGTGACATCCCAGACATGCCGGCCTTGGCCGAGCAGAGCGCCGGGATCATGGCCATCTCCATCTCCCGTCTGCACGCGCATTACCTGATCTGGTTCCGCCGCGAGCAAATCAAGACCGTCAACTGGGCCGGCCAGCCGGAGAAGCGCATCGACCGCGAAAGCGGCGCGCTCAGCCCGCGGCACAGCTTCGAGCAGTGGCAGGAAACCTTGCGTGGCTATGCGCAACCCTGGGATCAGGTGGTGATCGAAGGCGCGCTGGAACTGCGTAACGCCGTGCTCGGCATCGTCCTGCGCAAGGCCGAGGAAATGGCCCAGCTGGCCGGCGAGCTGCGCGCCAGCAACAAGGAACTGGAGGCGTTCTCCTACAGCGTTTCCCACGACCTGCGCGCGCCGCTGCGGCATATCGCTGGCTATACCGAACTGCTCAGCGAAACCGAAGGAGGCCAGCTGAGCGAGCGCGGCGTGCGTTTTCTCGACAACATCGCCGACGCGGCACGCTTCGCCGGCACCCTGGTGGACAACCTGCTGAGTTTTTCGCAGATGGGCCGTTCGGCTTTGCGTCTGTCGGATGTCGATCTCGCTGCCCTGGTCGCCTCGATTCGTGAGGAGCTGGCGCCTGACTGTGAGGGCCGTCAGATCGAATGGCACCTGTTGCCGATGCCGATCGTCGTGGCCGATGCAGCCTTCATACACATGGTGTTGCGCAATCTCATCGACAACGCGGTCAAGTACAGCCGCACCCGCGATGTGGCCGTGATCGAGGTGGGCGCCGAGCAACGCTCCGGCGAGGTCGTGGTCTACGTGCGCGACAACGGCGTCGGCTTCGACATGCAGTACGCCGGCAAGCTGTTCGGCGTATTCCAGCGGCTGCATCGCATGGAAGAGTTCGAAGGCACCGGTATCGGCCTGGCAAGCGTGCGCCGAATCATCGAGCGTCACGATGGCCAGGTCTGGGCTGAAGGCCAGCTGGACAAGGGCTCCACCTT
- a CDS encoding sigma-70 family RNA polymerase sigma factor gives MATEGMVRQQMLHRLYSDHHGWLNGWLRRQLGCNQRAADLAQDTFVRVMTKDADMSAIREPRAYLHTIAKGLLINHWRRRQIEQAYLDALALQPEPVAPSPESQALIVETLLQIDAMLAQLPAKVRSAFLMSQLQGMTYAAIAVELGVSERMVKKYMAQAMLHCLMLVAED, from the coding sequence ATGGCCACTGAAGGTATGGTTCGGCAGCAGATGCTGCATCGGCTCTACAGCGATCATCACGGCTGGCTGAACGGCTGGCTGCGGCGCCAGCTGGGCTGCAATCAGCGGGCCGCCGACCTTGCACAGGATACTTTCGTGCGGGTAATGACCAAGGACGCGGACATGAGCGCCATCCGCGAGCCCCGAGCGTATCTGCATACCATCGCCAAAGGCTTGTTGATCAACCACTGGCGGCGTCGGCAGATCGAGCAGGCCTATCTCGACGCGCTGGCGCTGCAGCCCGAGCCGGTGGCGCCGTCGCCGGAGTCGCAGGCGCTGATCGTCGAAACCCTGCTGCAGATCGACGCCATGCTGGCCCAGCTGCCGGCCAAGGTCCGCAGCGCTTTTCTCATGTCCCAGCTGCAGGGCATGACCTATGCCGCAATTGCCGTCGAACTCGGCGTGTCCGAACGCATGGTTAAGAAGTACATGGCGCAAGCGATGTTGCATTGCTTGATGCTGGTAGCGGAGGACTGA
- a CDS encoding TonB-dependent siderophore receptor has protein sequence MRSTALPFIPNRSRALALGIRAALLCLPLASVVPGVALAQSATQQTVRSYDIPAGPLSSALSRFAGEAGVLLSVDGSLLQGLQSNGLQGQYGVDDGFAALLQGSGLQTVRDGQGNYSLARRTAQTGAVELQPMTVEGFALGNALGSMEGYNATHSSVATKTSMPLVRTSQSVSVVTREQIDKQGSMTVAEAVRYTPGVLSNPYGNTRRYDYLAMRGINDGSVDNIIIDGLKSMGDPGSYSSLQIDPYFIERIDVLKGPSSVLYGRSNPGGLASLTTKRPQFTDAARIDLTYGSNDYKSLGFDVTGPLNENIAYRVVGVAKDADSQVDYVEETRYTLMPSLTLNLSEDTSLNLYAYLQRDPNGGYHGSLPASGTLDKRNGRRLSGSFFEGDPDIEEFKRTQTMVGYEFQHRFNDVWSARQNVRYLDAEVENSQVWQSGYYGATSDLLYRGFSGGEESLHAWIVDNMLQSEFATGSALHTVVFGLDYQYTKNKTLDEFDFTSVSPLDIANPIYPDNALSDLAVSSNALRRQKQAGLYVQDLIELGSWNLSLGLRQDWYDVSIDDAVRGKDANQGEKLSGHVGVLYAFENGISPYLSYSTSFNPTSNYSSGAQILEPTTGKQWETGVKYQPVGSDDLYTLSFFTIDMENLFAKENSLVTDNFYKGVGGVKSRGVELEARVSVTQNLRLLGSVTLNDVEYSKSYYAYNSAGGVVDAKGNTPYQTPERMASLWADYNFADELLAGLNIGAGARYVGYSWGNDAHDFKVPSYTLFDASIGYDLGRVGLKGTSVRLNANNLTDEYYVASCYNASSCYLGAERNVVATITHQF, from the coding sequence ATGCGCTCGACCGCCTTGCCGTTCATTCCCAATCGCTCCCGCGCCCTGGCGCTCGGCATTCGTGCCGCGCTGCTGTGTTTGCCGCTGGCTAGCGTCGTGCCTGGCGTTGCTCTGGCTCAGTCTGCGACCCAGCAGACGGTACGCAGCTACGACATCCCCGCCGGCCCGCTATCCAGCGCGCTTAGCCGCTTCGCCGGCGAGGCGGGGGTGTTGCTCTCGGTGGACGGCAGCCTGCTGCAAGGCCTGCAATCGAACGGGTTGCAGGGGCAGTACGGCGTTGACGATGGTTTCGCCGCGCTGCTGCAGGGCAGCGGCCTGCAGACCGTACGCGACGGCCAAGGCAACTACTCGCTGGCGCGCCGCACGGCGCAGACCGGCGCCGTCGAGTTGCAACCGATGACCGTAGAAGGCTTCGCCCTGGGCAACGCGCTGGGCTCGATGGAGGGCTATAACGCCACGCATAGCAGCGTGGCGACCAAGACCAGTATGCCGTTGGTGCGCACCTCGCAAAGCGTTTCCGTGGTAACGCGCGAGCAGATCGACAAGCAGGGTTCGATGACCGTTGCTGAAGCTGTGCGTTACACCCCGGGCGTACTCAGCAACCCCTATGGCAACACGCGACGCTACGACTACTTGGCGATGCGCGGGATTAATGATGGTTCGGTCGACAACATCATCATCGACGGCTTGAAGTCCATGGGTGATCCTGGCTCATACAGCAGCTTGCAGATTGATCCTTATTTCATCGAGCGTATCGACGTGCTCAAGGGGCCGTCTTCGGTTCTGTATGGCCGCAGCAATCCCGGTGGGTTGGCGTCGCTGACGACCAAGCGGCCGCAGTTCACCGATGCCGCTCGCATCGATCTGACTTACGGCAGCAACGACTATAAGAGCCTCGGCTTCGATGTCACCGGACCACTGAATGAAAATATTGCCTATCGCGTAGTCGGTGTGGCGAAAGACGCTGATAGCCAAGTCGACTATGTCGAAGAAACCCGCTACACGCTTATGCCTAGTCTGACGCTGAACCTCAGTGAAGACACCAGTCTCAATCTCTATGCCTATCTTCAGCGCGACCCCAACGGTGGGTATCACGGAAGTCTGCCGGCTTCCGGAACGTTGGATAAACGTAACGGCCGTCGCTTATCCGGTAGTTTCTTCGAAGGCGATCCGGATATTGAAGAGTTCAAGCGTACGCAGACCATGGTTGGCTACGAGTTCCAGCACCGATTCAACGATGTATGGAGTGCGCGGCAGAATGTCCGTTATCTGGATGCGGAAGTTGAAAACAGTCAGGTCTGGCAGAGTGGTTATTACGGCGCCACGAGCGACCTGCTATATCGCGGTTTCAGTGGTGGCGAGGAAAGTTTGCATGCATGGATAGTAGATAACATGCTGCAATCGGAGTTTGCCACTGGCTCAGCACTTCATACTGTCGTGTTCGGTCTGGATTATCAGTACACCAAGAACAAAACACTTGATGAATTTGATTTCACTTCGGTAAGCCCACTGGACATCGCTAACCCAATTTACCCAGATAACGCGTTGTCCGACCTCGCTGTCAGTAGTAATGCATTACGTCGACAGAAGCAGGCCGGACTATATGTACAAGACCTGATTGAACTGGGCAGTTGGAATCTTTCGTTAGGCCTACGCCAAGACTGGTATGACGTCTCGATCGATGATGCGGTTCGCGGCAAGGATGCAAATCAGGGCGAGAAGCTTAGCGGCCATGTCGGAGTGCTCTATGCGTTTGAAAACGGCATTTCCCCCTACCTGAGTTATTCGACTTCTTTCAATCCGACGTCCAACTATTCCAGTGGCGCTCAAATACTGGAGCCGACTACTGGCAAGCAGTGGGAGACCGGCGTGAAGTACCAGCCGGTCGGCAGTGACGACCTGTATACCCTGTCATTCTTCACGATCGACATGGAGAATCTATTCGCCAAGGAGAACAGTCTAGTCACTGATAACTTCTATAAAGGCGTCGGCGGTGTGAAGTCGCGAGGAGTTGAGCTTGAGGCTCGGGTAAGCGTAACGCAAAATCTGCGTTTGCTCGGCAGCGTCACGCTTAACGATGTGGAGTACAGCAAGAGTTATTACGCCTATAACTCGGCGGGTGGGGTTGTTGACGCAAAAGGCAACACCCCATATCAAACACCGGAGCGCATGGCGAGCCTGTGGGCTGACTACAATTTCGCCGATGAGCTGTTGGCGGGTTTGAACATTGGTGCTGGCGCGCGTTATGTCGGTTACAGCTGGGGCAACGATGCGCATGATTTCAAAGTGCCGTCCTACACACTGTTCGACGCCTCCATCGGCTATGACCTCGGTCGAGTCGGGCTGAAAGGCACATCCGTACGCCTCAACGCCAACAACCTGACCGATGAGTACTATGTGGCGTCCTGCTACAACGCGTCCTCGTGCTACCTAGGTGCGGAGCGCAATGTCGTGGCGACCATCACGCATCAGTTCTGA
- a CDS encoding DUF3617 domain-containing protein, protein MTYLPRLAVLAALSLTLLPAHAQKILPGLWEFSSGDIQVDGQQMPGMDAMLAQMQNLPADQRRMMEEMLAAQGVQLGSKGVQICLSKAQVEADELPFQDDPACTQEITERSDKMWKFRFECPDARGQGETRFVSNKEFVSTVSSEYRQGTETGSSRIESHARWVAEDCGTLKPAR, encoded by the coding sequence ATGACATACCTGCCCCGCCTGGCCGTTCTTGCGGCCCTGTCACTGACCCTGCTGCCCGCCCACGCACAGAAGATCCTGCCCGGCCTCTGGGAATTCAGCAGCGGCGACATTCAGGTGGATGGACAGCAGATGCCGGGCATGGACGCGATGCTGGCGCAGATGCAGAACCTGCCTGCCGATCAGCGCCGGATGATGGAAGAGATGCTGGCGGCACAGGGCGTACAGCTGGGCAGCAAGGGCGTGCAGATCTGCCTGAGCAAGGCACAGGTCGAGGCGGACGAACTGCCCTTCCAGGACGACCCGGCCTGTACCCAGGAAATCACCGAGCGCAGCGACAAGATGTGGAAGTTCCGCTTCGAATGCCCCGACGCTCGCGGCCAGGGTGAGACGCGCTTTGTCAGCAACAAGGAATTCGTCAGTACCGTGAGCAGTGAATACCGTCAGGGCACCGAGACCGGAAGCTCACGGATCGAATCCCATGCGCGGTGGGTCGCCGAGGACTGCGGCACGCTGAAGCCGGCACGCTGA
- a CDS encoding CobW family GTP-binding protein — translation MRTIAAMLEHIPTHLIAGPLGAGKTSLIRELLSQKPADERWAVLINEFGQIGLDAALLSTGEDGVTLAEIPGGCLCCVNGVPFQVGLARLLRQAKPDRLLIEPSGLGHPAELLRQLGQAPWLTVLAVQPTVLVLDADALRRGQALPDSQQHALADAGLLLMNKSESLDETTRKELTEKLPQRPLFWTSQGRLPIDKLPGIDARASEQSQVATLPTGPATLPHIWLDPTQPICQVQATPDNWSIGWRWHPSQRFDLDQLAQWLSRWPWLRAKLVVHGRSGWQSANALDGQALTFKSSEWRRDSRFELIFSEPQPQAELERAMEGCRIRD, via the coding sequence ATGCGCACCATAGCCGCCATGCTCGAACATATCCCGACCCATCTCATCGCCGGCCCGCTGGGCGCCGGCAAAACCAGCCTGATCCGTGAGCTGCTCAGCCAGAAGCCGGCTGACGAGCGCTGGGCGGTGCTGATCAACGAATTCGGTCAGATCGGCCTGGACGCCGCGCTGCTGAGTACCGGCGAAGACGGCGTTACCCTGGCCGAAATCCCCGGCGGCTGCCTGTGCTGCGTCAACGGTGTGCCATTCCAGGTTGGGCTTGCCCGGCTGCTGCGGCAGGCAAAACCGGATCGATTACTGATCGAACCCTCCGGCCTGGGGCATCCGGCCGAGCTGCTGCGCCAGCTCGGGCAGGCACCGTGGCTCACGGTGCTGGCCGTTCAGCCGACCGTGCTGGTGCTGGATGCCGATGCCCTGCGCCGCGGCCAGGCGCTACCCGATAGCCAACAACATGCATTGGCTGACGCCGGTCTGTTGCTGATGAACAAGAGCGAATCGCTCGACGAAACAACGCGCAAAGAACTGACTGAAAAACTGCCGCAACGCCCGCTGTTCTGGACCAGCCAAGGCCGGCTGCCCATCGACAAGCTGCCGGGAATCGACGCGCGAGCCAGCGAGCAATCGCAGGTAGCCACGCTGCCGACGGGCCCGGCAACGCTGCCGCATATCTGGCTCGACCCCACCCAGCCGATCTGCCAGGTGCAGGCGACACCGGATAACTGGAGCATCGGCTGGCGCTGGCACCCGAGCCAGCGTTTCGATCTCGACCAGCTTGCGCAATGGCTGTCGCGCTGGCCCTGGCTTCGCGCCAAGCTGGTCGTCCATGGCCGCAGCGGCTGGCAGTCGGCCAATGCGCTGGACGGCCAGGCCCTGACGTTCAAAAGCAGCGAGTGGCGCAGAGATTCGAGGTTTGAGCTGATCTTCAGCGAGCCTCAGCCACAGGCCGAGCTGGAACGCGCCATGGAAGGCTGTCGTATCCGCGATTGA
- a CDS encoding SMI1/KNR4 family protein — translation MEEVIEQLRELNEPVPVPLELPTDDLLVEIEEQLLINLPFGLREFLLEVSDVIYGRLEPVTATDPQSHTYLPEVAANAWDAGVPRDLIPICQDGRDYYVVDLDGEVTLWSGDETELTEETWESVWHWARDVWLES, via the coding sequence GTGGAAGAAGTTATCGAACAGCTGCGCGAACTCAACGAGCCGGTACCGGTGCCGCTAGAGCTGCCAACCGACGATCTGCTGGTGGAGATCGAAGAGCAGCTGTTGATCAATCTGCCGTTCGGCTTGCGTGAGTTCTTGCTTGAGGTCAGCGATGTGATTTACGGGCGCCTGGAGCCGGTCACCGCCACCGACCCGCAGTCGCATACCTACCTGCCGGAAGTTGCCGCCAACGCTTGGGACGCCGGTGTGCCGCGCGATCTCATCCCGATCTGCCAGGACGGCCGTGACTACTACGTGGTCGATCTGGACGGCGAGGTCACGCTGTGGAGCGGCGACGAGACCGAGCTGACCGAGGAAACCTGGGAGTCGGTCTGGCATTGGGCTCGCGACGTCTGGCTGGAAAGCTGA